A genome region from Carya illinoinensis cultivar Pawnee chromosome 2, C.illinoinensisPawnee_v1, whole genome shotgun sequence includes the following:
- the LOC122300272 gene encoding sperm-associated antigen 1A-like: MASAALNTIERAHQMYRDGRYSEALGFYTEALEMAKTKPQMIALHSNRAACFLKLHDFKKAAEECTSVLELDHKHSGALMLRAQTLVTLKEYHSALFDVNRLLDLNPSSEVYQNLQARLRTQLSLAPIAESEAELEEEEEYKDEAESIGNEEEEQHKEEENAIVAVGTAQKNELKETIISAEVKVPETQRSKESYEQERDKSEPKKISCAAVSIAAEVESNKESFEQDPKGWQTIPKPKGHSTLDYARWDRVEDDSSEEEDDDDEESQPQYRFRVGTIGVRPVK; this comes from the exons ATGGCGTCGGCAGCGTTGAACACGATCGAGCGGGCGCACCAGATGTACCGGGACGGACGGTACTCGGAGGCGCTAGGGTTTTACACGGAGGCCCTGGAGATGGCTAAAACCAAGCCTCAAATGATTGCTCTCCATAGCAACAGAGCCGCCTGCTTTCTCAAACTCCACGATTTCAAAAAG GCAGCAGAAGAATGTACCTCAGTGCTTGAGCTTGATCACAAGCACAGTGGAGCACTAATGCTGCGGGCCCAGACACTTGTCACCCTTAAGGAGTATCATTCGGCGCTTTTTGATGTCAACAGGCTCTTGGATTTGAATCCATCATCAGAAGTTTATCAAAACCTTCAAGCTCGTTTGAGGACACAGTTG TCACTTGCTCCAATAGCTGAGTCTGAAGCAGAgctagaagaagaggaagaatacAAAGATGAAGCAGAATCAATTGGAAATGAAGAAGAGGAACAAcacaaagaagaggaaaatgcaaTAGTTGCAGTAGGAACAGCTCAGAAAAATGAGCTTAAAGAGACCATTATTTCTGCTGAAGTTAAAGTGCCTGAGACACAGAGGTCTAAGGAATCATATGAACAAGAAAGAGATAAATCTGAGCCTAAAAAGATCTCTTGTGCTGCTGTCTCTATTGCAGCTGAAGTGGAGAGCAACAAGGAATCATTTGAGCAAGATCCTAAAGGATGGCAAACAATTCCAAAACCAAAGGGACACTCAACTCTAGACTATGCAAGATGGGACAGAGTTGAAGACGATTCtagtgaagaagaagatgacgaCGACGAAGAGTCTCAGCCACAGTATAGGTTTCGTGTGGGAACCATTGGTGTGCGACCAGTAAAGTAA
- the LOC122294563 gene encoding protein FAR1-RELATED SEQUENCE 5-like — protein sequence MDTDIEHLDKECDKVGIDKEIDCDETIEEPIVGMSFSSVEEVRSYYMKYGKQKGFGVCKRNSRQDDDGNVRWICLACARGGTSKSKAANVMKPRQTEKIGCMARINARLNDEGGYTLSKVILDHTHVCSPGKARHFRCFKKVDARVAKRLEINDEAGIRLSKNFKAVVVEAGGYENVPFGEKECRNYIDKARQLRLGVGGSTALCNYFDDMQKRNPEFYYKIDVDNEMRLKNVFWADARNRAAYESFGDVITFDTTYLTNAYKMPFAPFVGVNHHGQSILFGCGLISNEDANTFEWLFESWLKCMNDQPPNAIITDQDKAMKIAISRVFPTSRHRFCLWHIMKKLPEKFGSHYQYEEIKNTLHKCVYDSFSEKEFEAHWGDMLDTYDLHENAWLVSLYSDRYFWVPAYVRDTFWAGMSITQRSEGMNAFFEDYVNTKTTLKQFVDQYDSALRRKVENEAIADFNSFNTKIPCITRYPLEKQFQKAYTIAKFKEVQEELRGLIYLTTTFLGCEGARYKWVVADEVQVSDNFLKRVNFTVEVDEDPLDVKCNCKLFEFRGILCRHALRILTQLGKDTIPSKYILDRWKKDVKRKYIFVKSSYDTSSIDDTRRYDRIQNAFYELCSNASKAESSCVKLISQIEQLKVQYPGIVDCDTSTTVDPVTSMEGTTGRVLSPLVVRSKGRPPTKRKVHPVEKSLKKSSTRRRLHRDEVEVPFY from the coding sequence ATGGATACTGACATAGAACATTTAGATAAAGAATGTGATAAGGTAGGAATTGATAAAGAGATTGATTGTGATGAAACTATTGAAGAACCAATAGTAGGAATGAGCTTTTCATCTGTAGAAGAAGTTCGGTCTTACTATATGAAATATGGTAAGCAAAAGGGCTTTGGAGTGTGTAAAAGGAATTCTAGACAAGATGACGATGGGAATGTCAGATGGATTTGCTTGGCATGTGCACGAGGAGGCACATCAAAGAGTAAGGCTGCCAATGTTATGAAACCAAGACAGACAGAGAAGATAGGGTGTATGGCTAGGATTAACGCGAGGCTGAATGATGAAGGTGGATATACCCTATCTAAAGTGATCTTGGATCACACACACGTTTGTAGTCCGGGAAAGGCAAGGCATTTTAGATGCTTTAAGAAAGTTGATGCTCGTGTGGCTAAGAGGCTTGAAATAAATGACGAGGCAGGAATAAGGTTGTCCAAAAATTTCAAGGCTGTGGTTGTTGAGGCGGGGGGTTACGAGAATGTGCCATTCGGGGAGAAGGAGTGTCGAAACTACATCGACAAAGCTAGACAACTTCGCCTCGGGGTTGGAGGTTCTACAGCTCTATGTAACTATTTCGATGATATGCAAAAAAGAAATCCAGAGTTTTATTATAAGATAGACGTTGACAATGAGATGCGGTTAAAGAATGTGTTTTGGGCAGACGCCCGAAATAGAGCTGCGTATGAATCATTTGGGGATGTGATTACATTTGACACGACATATTTGACTAATGCATATAAGATGCCTTTTGCACCTTTTGTGGGTGTGAACCACCATGGGCAGTCAATCCTATTCGGGTGTGGATTAATATCCAACGAGGACGCAAATACATTTGAGTGGTTGTTTGAGTCATGGTTGAAATGTATGAATGATCAACCACCAAATGCAATCATCACAGACCAAGATAAGGCTATGAAAATTGCAATTTCAAGGGTGTTTCCAACGTCTAGGCATCGCTTTTGCTTGTGGCATATAATGAAAAAGCTTCCTGAGAAGTTTGGATCACATTATCAATATGAGGAAATAAAGAATACTCTACATAAATGCGTTTATGACTCTTTCAGTGAGAAAGAATTCGAGGCACATTGGGGCGATATGCTTGATACTTATGATTTACATGAGAATGCATGGTTGGTATCATTATATAGTGATCGGTATTTTTGGGTGCCAGCCTACGTTAGAGACACATTTTGGGCAGGAATGTCAATTACACAACGGAGTGAAGGCATGAATGCCTTTTTCGAAGACTACGTTAACACTAAAACAACTTTGAAACAATTTGTTGACCAATACGATTCAGCCCTTAGGAGAAAGGTTGAGAATGAAGCAATTGCTGACTTTAATTCATTCAACACAAAGATTCCTTGCATCACTCGATATCCTCTTGAGAAGCAATTTCAAAAAGCATATACAATTGCTAAATTCAAAGAAGTACAAGAGGAATTGCGAGGACTTATATATTTGACTACCACTTTTTTGGGATGTGAGGGTGCTCGATATAAGTGGGTAGTTGCCGATGAGGTTCAAGTTAGTGATAACTTCCTAAAACGTGTGAATTTCACTGTCGAAGTTGATGAAGATCCCCTTGATGTTAAATGCAATTGTAAGTTGTTTGAGTTTAGGGGCATATTATGCAGGCACGCTCTTCGTATCTTGACTCAACTAGGCAAGGATACAATACCATCAAAATATATCTTGGATCGGTGGAAGAAGGATGTAAAGCGAAAATACATCTTCGTGAAAAGTAGTTATGACACTAGTAGCATCGACGATACCCGAAGGTACGATAGGATCCAAAATGCCTTCTATGAATTGTGTTCCAATGCTTCAAAGGCCGAGAGCAGCTGTGTGAAATTGATTAGCCAGATAGAACAATTGAAGGTACAGTACCCTGGTATCGTTGATTGTGATACTAGCACCACAGTTGATCCAGTTACTTCTATGGAGGGCACGACAGGTAGAGTTCTTAGTCCGTTAGTAGTTCGAAGTAAGGGAAGACCACCGACTAAAAGAAAAGTGCACCCCGTTGAGAAGAGTCTTAAGAAATCTAGTACGAGAAGGCGATTGCACCGTGACGAAGTCGAGGttcctttttattaa
- the LOC122300274 gene encoding elongation factor 1-alpha-like, with the protein MGKEKFHINIVVIGHVDSGKSTTTGHLIYKLGGIDKRVIERFEKEAAEMNKRSFKYAWVLDKLKAERERGITIDIALWKFETTKYYCTVIDAPGHRDFIKNMITGTSQADCAVLIIDSTTGGFEAGISKDGQTREHALLAFTLGVKQMICCCNKMDATTPKYSKARYDEIVKEVSSYLKKVGYNPDKIPFVPISGFEGDNMIERSTNLDWYKGPTLLEALDLISEPKRPSDKPLRLPLQDVYKIGGIGTVPVGRVETGIIKPGMVVTFGPTGLTTEVKSVEMHHEALQEALPGDNVGFNVKNVAVKDLKRGFVASNSKDDPAKEAANFTSQVIIMNHPGQIGNGYAPVLDCHTSHIAVKFAELLTKIDRRSGKELEKEPKFLKNGDAGMVKMIPTKPMVVETFSEYPPLGRFAVRDMRQTVAVGVIKSVEKKDPSGAKVTKSAAKKK; encoded by the exons atGGGTAAGGAGAAGTTTCACATCAACATTGTGGTCATTGGCCACGTCGACTCTGGCAAGTCGACCACTACTGGCCACTTGATCTACAAGCTTGGAGGAATCGACAAGCGTGTGATTGAGAGGTTTGAGAAAGAAGCAGCAGAAATGAACAAGAGGTCTTTCAAATACGCCTGGGTGCTTGACAAGCTCAAGGCAGAGCGTGAGCGTGGTATCACCATCGATATTGCCTTGTGGAAATTTGAGACCACCAAGTACTACTGTACCGTCATTGATGCTCCTGGGCATCGTGACTTTATCAAGAACATGATTACTGGAACATCACAGGCTGACTGTGCTGTACTCATCATTGATTCTACCACTGGTGGTTTTGAAGCTGGAATTTCAAAGGATGGTCAGACCCGTGAGCATGCTCTCCTTGCTTTCACCCTTGGTGTCAAGCAGATGATTTGCTGCTGCAACAAG ATGGATGCCACTACCCCTAAATACTCTAAGGCAAGGTATGATGAAATTGTGAAGGAAGTTTCTTCCTACCTGAAGAAGGTTGGCTACAACCCTGACAAGATCCCTTTTGTTCCCATCTCTGGTTTTGAGGGGGATAACATGATTGAGAGGTCTACTAACCTTGACTGGTACAAGGGCCCAACCCTCCTTGAAGCTCTTGACCTGATCTCTGAGCCCAAGAGGCCCTCAGACAAGCCCCTCCGTCTCCCACTTCAGGATGTTTACAAGATTGGAGGTATTGGTACTGTCCCAGTGGGTCGTGTTGAGACTGGTATTATCAAGCCTGGTATGGTTGTCACCTTTGGCCCAACTGGACTAACAACTGAAGTTAAGTCTGTTGAAATGCACCACGAGGCTCTTCAGGAGGCATTGCCCGGTGACAATGTTGGTTTCAATGTCAAGAACGTTGCTGTAAAGGATCTCAAGCGAGGTTTTGTTGCATCTAACTCGAAGGATGACCCTGCCAAGGAAGCTGCTAACTTCACATCTCAGGTCATTATCATGAACCATCCTGGTCAGATTGGAAATGGTTATGCCCCGGTGCTTGACTGCCATACTTCCCATATTGCTGTCAAGTTTGCCGAACTTCTCACTAAGATTGACAGGCGGTCTGGTAAGGAGCTTGAGAAGGAGCCTAAGTTTTTGAAGAATGGTGATGCCGGAATGGTGAAGATGATTCCCACCAAACCCATGGTGGTTGAGACTTTCTCTGAGTACCCTCCCTTGGGTCGTTTTGCTGTCAGGGACATGCGCCAGACTGTTGCTGTTGGTGTCATCAAGAGTGTTGAGAAGAAGGATCCCTCAGGTGCTAAAGTCACCAAATCTGCTGCGAAGAAGAAGTGA